The following are from one region of the Candidatus Binatia bacterium genome:
- a CDS encoding 4Fe-4S dicluster domain-containing protein, which yields MNRRGFLKTLGLAGATVVCPRTSEAAAPSGGAGEPFAVLVDTTRCVGCNTCTSACAEANGLPEPENAEAVTRTTTTQWTAIGRYKTSKGEVFAKHQCMHCVSPACHSACLTAAMDKTPQGPVVWHEGKCMGCRFCMISCPFDAPKFEYSSTNPRIRKCVMCADRVKKGQQPACVENCPEGALTFGKRSDMLREAHKRIADTSAQYVDHIYGEREAGGTSYLYLSSVPFEEIGFPADVGESSYPMLTAPFLYSVPLVLTLAPTLLVGVARAMKKGGEESEDGNGHASSTAAPGAGRADGAPGSREEEAS from the coding sequence ATGAACCGCAGGGGTTTTCTCAAGACGCTCGGCCTGGCCGGGGCCACGGTCGTGTGTCCGAGGACGTCGGAGGCCGCGGCGCCTTCGGGCGGCGCGGGAGAGCCGTTCGCCGTCCTGGTGGACACGACTCGCTGCGTGGGGTGCAACACCTGCACCTCGGCGTGCGCGGAGGCGAACGGTCTCCCGGAGCCCGAGAACGCCGAAGCCGTGACCCGGACGACCACGACGCAGTGGACGGCCATCGGTCGCTACAAGACGTCCAAGGGCGAAGTCTTCGCGAAGCACCAGTGCATGCACTGCGTCTCGCCGGCGTGCCATTCGGCCTGCCTCACGGCCGCGATGGACAAGACGCCCCAGGGGCCGGTGGTCTGGCACGAAGGCAAGTGCATGGGATGCCGCTTCTGCATGATCTCCTGCCCGTTCGACGCGCCGAAGTTCGAGTACTCGAGCACCAATCCGCGCATCCGGAAGTGCGTGATGTGCGCGGACCGCGTCAAGAAGGGACAGCAGCCGGCGTGCGTCGAGAACTGCCCGGAAGGGGCGCTCACGTTCGGGAAGCGAAGCGACATGCTGCGCGAGGCGCACAAGCGGATCGCCGACACGTCGGCGCAGTACGTGGACCACATCTACGGCGAGCGCGAGGCTGGCGGCACCTCGTATCTGTACCTCTCCTCGGTCCCGTTCGAGGAGATCGGATTCCCGGCCGACGTGGGCGAAAGCTCCTATCCGATGCTCACCGCGCCGTTCCTGTACAGCGTGCCGCTGGTGCTGACCCTGGCCCCGACCCTCCTCGTGGGGGTGGCGCGCGCCATGAAGAAGGGCGGCGAGGAGTCCGAGGACGGAAACGGCCATGCGAGCTCCACGGCGGCCCCCGGAGCCGGGCGCGCCGACGGTGCCCCAGGCTCTCGAGAGGAGGAAGCGTCATGA
- a CDS encoding c-type cytochrome: MKLRWSVVSAMAAAALLAACVASAAVTKAPAGKAADGKTLFTSGKCNTCHSIEAEKIERKSAATAANAAAPAATAKKKPDLSGIGATKDAAWIGKYVMKEVKLEEKLHPSVKFRGTPEELQTLSTWLASLKTPVKEASAK; encoded by the coding sequence ATGAAACTGCGGTGGAGCGTGGTGTCGGCCATGGCTGCGGCTGCTCTGCTGGCCGCGTGTGTGGCGAGCGCCGCCGTGACGAAGGCGCCGGCCGGCAAGGCGGCGGATGGCAAGACGCTGTTCACGAGCGGCAAGTGCAACACCTGTCATTCGATCGAGGCGGAGAAGATCGAGCGGAAGAGTGCCGCCACCGCCGCGAACGCCGCCGCCCCGGCCGCGACGGCAAAGAAGAAGCCGGATCTCTCGGGCATCGGCGCCACCAAGGACGCGGCCTGGATCGGCAAGTACGTCATGAAGGAAGTGAAACTCGAAGAGAAGCTTCATCCGAGCGTCAAGTTCCGCGGCACTCCCGAGGAGCTGCAGACGCTTTCGACCTGGCTCGCTTCGCTCAAGACCCCGGTCAAGGAAGCGTCCGCGAAATAG